TAATTCCGCCATGGTAGATACTGAAGGTAGAATTTCGATTAATTACCACTCCAGAGACCGGACATTTGAGCGAGAGGTTTATTATTCACTCATTCCTAATATGCCTGCCAATACGCCAAATCATTTGGAGATTGAACCATTGCCTGGTATTGACTTCATCGGCTCCTCCATTGCTTTGTGGGGTAGCCCAGACAGCACGGCATTAATGGATGTGATTCAAGACATTGTATTGAAAGAAAACTTGCCCTACCCTACTATTGATGGCAAATGGGTGAAAGACCCTGCCGCTTTTGTGCCTGACGCCATGACAAATGGAAATTTGAATGACAGTATCATTTCTTATACATCCAGATTGGGTTTTAAGACCATCAGTTTGTACGACCAAGGTTTTATAAAGCCAGACCGAGGAAATGAAGGATATATAGACGGGAAAAACTTTGAGAAGAAACCAATAAAACTAAGCTCAGGGAACAAATCTCATAAGGAGTTTTCTGCCATGGCGGCAAAGTATGGCATTACAATAGGAAGAACACCGATAACAAATGCCTTAGCTCCTGGCACAAAAGATGCCAGCCCTGTACCAAGTGACGATTTGTGTTATCAGCAAAAGCGATTATTGGTGAAAAATATTAGTGCTACCGATACCGTGATTATTGTAGATGACCCAACGCATCTGGAAGAGATAGCCAGCTGGGAAGGCCATGCCGAAAACCTCAACATGATAAAAATAGGTAAGGAGTTGATTTATTATCTTGGGGTCTCTCAAGAAAAACCATACAGACTACTAAATGTAAAACGTGGCTACTGGGAAACTTCAGCATCTAATCATCAGGTGAATGATACCATTTACAAATTGCAGGTTACGCTGAATTATGGCTATGATGGCTTGATACCCAATATGAAGCTTCAGGATAAGATTGCTGAATACTATGCAGACGTTTGTGCTATTAATGGGCTAGGTTATTACGATTTCGATGGACAGGAGTTTTTGTTTAACAACGGACATGGTTACTACTCGGCAAAACGCTTTTTCGGTAAAATGTTTGAAAGAGCCGAAGTTCTTAACCTCCCTCCTATTCGTTTCACGGGTGCCACATTATCAGAAGGCTCATGGCATTATCAAAGCATTTGGAATGTCGGGGGCGGGAAAAACCTGTACGATGTTGACACAAGAGAATGGGGTAGCACTACCAGCCAAGGGAAAGACCTCCGTGATGTAACATACGCCAATTTCTTTCCAGTAGGTATGGGAGGTAATTTCCCTATTAAAGCAGAATCGACGGTTGAACACTATGAACATATTCAAGCTATTTCCGTTGGTGTAGGCACCACATACAGTTTAATTCTAAATCAGAAAGATGTGGAAAGTTGCCCTCAAAAAGATGCTATTTTCAAAGTAATAAGAACATGGGAAGATGCAAGAGCGGCAAATGCTTTTCCACGCAGTGTCAAAAAACTGCTGACCGACCCTAAAAGGAATTGGAGATTAGAAGAAGGCGAAAACAAGGATACTTGGATTCTTAAGGAATTGATGATGGGAGAGGTTAATAAGACATTCGCTTTGCGTAGAAGTGCTGGTTATTGAGATTACACTCTTTAATCGGATATCTATAATTTACATAAGCACCCCTCATATGAGACAGTTAAAAGATGATTTTTCCTTTTCTTTGATTTACTATTTAAGTTAAGCATGGAATGAAAATGAAACACTCGCTTTTTTCAATTGTAGTATTATTCGGTACACTAAGTATAACTCTAAACTGCTTTGCTCAGGCTAAGAGCAAACCAAACATCGTCCTAATAAACGTAGATGATATGGGTTGGAAAGATGTAGGTTTTATGGGAAGCCAATATTACGAAACACCCAACATTGATAGCCTTGCTGCCATGGGTATGGTTTTCAGTAATGGTTATGCGGCATCGGCAAATTGTGCTCCTAGTAGAGCTTCTTTAATGACAGGCAAATGGACAACTCGCCATGGTATTTATACGGTAGACAATTCTGAAAGAGGGCAATCAAAACACAGGAAACTTATACCTACCAAAAACACCGTAACCCTGAGTAAAGAGCATGAAATAATGCCAGAAATATTAAGTAAAAATGGCTACATAACTTGCCACGCCGGAAAATGGCATTTGAGCAATAATCCTTTAGCATATGGCTTTCAAGTAAATATTGGCGGAGCACATAATGGTCATCCCAAAAGCTATTATCCACCTTACAAAAACGTCAATCTTACAGGAGAGCCAAACCAGTATCTTACAGACTTAGTCATGCAACACACCTTAGCGTTTGTAGATAGTACTCGGCTTCCCTTTTTTCTTTACTACGCCCCATACGCAGTTCACACACCTATTAATCCCGTAAAAAGCCTTCTGGCTAAATATGAAAACAAACCAAGTTCTGATGGTCAAGACAATCCAGAATACGCCACCATGGTGGAAAACCTTGATAGAAACATTGGACTCTTAATAGCCAAATTAAAGGCCAAAGGAATCTTTGACAATACGTTCATCATCTTCACATCTGACAATGGTGGTTTATACGGCATCACCAAACAGCGGCCGCTTAGAGCAGGAAAAGGAAGTTATTATGAAGGTGGTATTCGAGAACCTTATATTTTCGCGATCCACGACAAAATCACGGCTAATACTAAAAGTGACGTACCAATTACTAATTTGGATATTTTGCCAACTATTTTGGCGTATGCGGGTATTGACGAGAAAACTCTTGAAACAGATGGTAATGACATTACAGCCATTTTAGAAGGAAAAGAAACGGAACTGGATAGACCACTCTTTTGGCACTTCCCTATTTACTTACAGGCTTATAATGTTCACGACAATGAAAATCGTGATTCATTGTTCAGAACTCGTCCGGGTTCTGTGGTAAGATATAAAGATTGGAAACTTCACTACTATTTTGAAAACAATGAAGTGGAGCTTTATAATTTGGCAGATGATATTGGAGAAAGAAAAGACCTTACTTTAAAAGAGCCAGAAAAAACGGAAGAAATGCTAAACCTTCTTAAAGTATGGTGGAGCAAAACGAATGCTCCAATTCCTCAGGATTTGAATCCTGAATATGAAGGAGATATTTAAATCTAGTTTCTTATTTTCACAAAAGGCTAAACAAAATGCTTCCGAATAAAAACTCTTGAAATACGCCACAGAAGTACAGAAAAGAACAGAAAGCCAATGGCGATTAATAAGTAGGCGGAATCTCCTTTACATACATTTTCTATACTTTGGAAAATCCAATGAGTGGGTAACACTCCAAAGAAATGTTTGAAATTATCTGGTACAAAAAAGGCAGCAATTGGAATTAAAACTAGCATATTAAAGGCTTTGATATATATCATGCCTTGTATTCTATTCTGGACAATAGACGCTATAGAAAGCACATAAACAGGAACCACCAAAGCAGCTAGCAAAGAAATTAAAAGAATATAACCAAGGTCTATCACAAAGAAAGGTTGTACCCAAAACAAAACCACATTCAAGAGCACCGTAAAAAGGCAAGGAATCAAAAACCTAGATACCAGAAATTCAAACTTTGATAAAGGGATAACGCCATAAACCTTAGACACTTCAGTCTCTTTTTCATCTATCAAAACCATAGTACTTATAAAACTAAATACTTGGGTATTTTCAATAATTGCTATCACTAAAAAGAGCGATAAATACGGACGAAGAAACTCATATTTATCCACCAAATAAGGCACTCCCCAGAGTATCAAAGCAAACAGAATAACAGGCAAAAACAAAAAAGGCTTCAAAGAAGAGTCTCTAAAGATAATTTTGAAGTCGGTGATTGCTAATTTGAATATCTTTTTCATAGCGAATAATCTTATCGTTGAACCACCTTCTTTTTAAACCGTGTGTAAGCAAAAACATAAAAAACCGGAAGCATAAGTATAATGGAAAAATATCCATACCAATAATTAATAGATGTGCCGCTTATGGCAGCATCTATCAGGTCTACACTCCCTTGAATAGGGAAAAAGTATTTGGTAAAACCAATGTCTATACCCTCTAAATACTGCAACATAGGCACATTAATAAAAAGCAAAAATATAGGAACAGAAGTCAGAGTAAACTTTAAAAAGTCTGTGGCATAAGTGAGCATATAAAGTCCCAAAAGGGAGGACAAAACACAAATACCGAAAGACCCAGCTGTATAAGAAACTATATCAAAGCTGAAGCCTTTCACTGAAATGGCCAAACCCAAAGAGCATACCACGCCCACTATAGAAATAGATAGCACTTTTGACATAATTAAAGCATGCAGATTAACTGGTGTTACAAAAATAGCGGGCAATATCTGATGCTTTATTTCTGTATAGATGCCCAAGGCTATAAAAAAGAACCCGATAATAGAAGGGTCATTTAACACCAATGTTACCAGCAGTTTATCTAAGACAGCCATATCTTTAAAAAAGAATAAGATCACACCATATATGAGTGTCACCGCAAAACTTATAGTGATAATACTATTTTTGTGTAAAAGCAGAAACTGCCACTTTAACAGTGTAAAAAAGTTACTCATACTTTAAGGATTTTTCCTGTTACACGTATAAATACTTCTTCTAAAGTAGCCTCTTGGGTATGAATTCTTTTCACTTCATCACTCTTAATAAAATCCAAAAAATCTTGATTGCCTCCTAAACCTTTTAGTGAAAACTCCTGTAAACTTCCGTCAAAAAGCTCTACATCCACTGCCTCTCTTCCGTACTGTTTTTTTAAGTTTTTAGGCGTATCTGTTACCTGCAGGCTACCTTCCACTATAAAAGAGACCCTATCACAAATTTCGTCAGCGGTTTCCATGCTATGCGTAGTCGCAAAAATGGTTTTCCCAGCAGCCTTTAAATCTAAAATGTGCTGCTTTATCTTATGAGCATTAACGGGGTCAAGCCCTGAAGTAGGTTCATCAAGAAACAAAATATCCGGGTCATGCTGAATAGCACGAATAAAGTTGAGTCGCATTTTCATTCCCTTAGAATAAGCTTCTACAGGTTTGTTCATGTCGGCAGTTAAGTCTACCATTTCAAAGAGTTCCTCTACCTTCCTAATCTGCTTCTTGGGGTAAAAAGAAGCAAACAAGTTCATGTTTTCTTTCCCAGTTAACTTCAAATAATGGTTTGGCAACTCAAAGCCTACTCCTATTTTTTCAAAATATGTGCTGTCCCAATCCGATAAGCTTTTACCATCAATTTTAACCAAGCCCTGATACTCATTATAAATTTTGTAAAGTACTTTTTGAGCAGTGCTTTTACCGGCTCCAGAAGGGCCCAAGAAACCAAAAACCTCTCCTTTTTCTATTTGAAAGTTTAAGCCCTTCAATGTTGGACTATCATTTTGAGGATATTGAAATACCAAATTCTCTACTTGAATCATAATCTAGTTTTTATCAAATGCCGGTTTTACCAATAAGATATAATCATCCACCATATTCATCAGCTGCTCATTCTTGTCTTTATACACAGGCTCACTATTCAGGATACTTTCTTTTGGATTTATTATGCTCTTAAATTCCATTTGTTCCTGAATACTTACCCCAACTCTATATAACATAAAGCCCATTGTGTCAGGCGAAATATCATTCCTAAAAAGTCCTTTTTCAATTTCCGTTTTGACCATTTCTTCGAAAGCCAAAACCGTACTTTGCAGCATTTCTTTATAAAGATGTTCCATAGTAGGCGACTGTAAATTCTTTATAAGATTAAAAAGAAAATGGCTATGTAAAGGGCTCTCTTTATCAAACTGTAAACCTGCCTCGTATAAGGCTTTGAAGAAAGCCCAAAAATTTGGATAGCTTTCTCTTTCTATACTTCCCACATAGTTTTTCTTTATATCACCGCTCTCTTTTAGAAGATACAAAAACAAGTCAAGCTTATCTTCAAAGTATTGATAAATACTGCCCTTCGCTATTCCCAGCCGTTTTACCACTTCAGATATGGACGCCTCATCAAAAGGTTTAAGAGCAAACTCTCGGAGAAAAGCAGTAGTTATCAGCTTCCGCTTCTCCGTATTAATATTAAAAAATGTCTCCTTCGGCATACATATGACTTATCAGTCACAAACATAAATAGTTAAGATGACTATTCAGTCACTTTAGACTAATAGTTTGTTACCTAATAAATAGATAAGCCAATATTTACCTTCAAAAAATCCGTATCGCTACTACCACGTAACTTGTAATATTTGACACCCTGCTATACTTAAGGCGAGCAAAAACAGTTAAAGTATTTAATAAACCAGACAAATATGATTTTAAGAAACACACTCTTCATAGCATCATTGGCAATTTTCAGTTCTTGTGCCACATCTTCATCTACTTCTAGTTCATCAAGAGCCGCTAGCACCTCTACCGAAGCGGTGTATTGGGTAAATGGCAAAAAATCAGACTGCGTAGGCGTAGGCAAAAAAAACTGCCTCGAAGTCCAAAAAGGTGACCTAAAAAACTCCAATAATTGGAAACTCTTCTACGAATCAATTGACGGCTTTAACTACGAAGAGGGTTATGTATATAAACTCCTTATTAAAGAAGAGAATGCATTAAAGCCTGTGCCGGCAGATGCTTCCTTAAAAAACTATAAGCTGGTTAGGGTAATACAAAAAGAGTACGAGCCAAAACTCTTTCTTGATAACAATTGGACCTTAATTGAACTTAATAATGCTCCAGTAATTGGCGAGAACGCACCTACCATCCAGTTTAATTTGGACTTAAGAAAAATGACGGCAAATGATGGATGCAATAATTTAGTAAGCGAAATCAAGTCTGTAATGGACGACAAGATTAATCTAGGAAATGTAGTTGGTACAAAAAAGATGTGCGAAGAAATGGAATTAGCAAACCAATATGGTCCCCTATTAAGTAAGATTAACTCATACAAAATAGAGGACCAAAAGCTAGTCATTTACGACAGCAATAATATTGAAATATTAGCCTTCAAAAGAAGCAATTAAGCCTTACTTTTTATATTCTATTTTAAAGATAGTTCCGTTAAGGTCATCAGAAACGTAAAGTTCTCCATTGAGACCAATCGCTAAACCGCAAGGTCTATGCTGGATTGGTCCTGATGGGTTTGCTAAGTCTACCCCAGCAAAATTATCAGCGAAGATTTCCCACTTTCCTTTAGGCTTACCATTCTTAAAAGGTACAAAAGCCACAAAGTAACCTTTCTTAAGTTCAGGAGATTGACCGTGAAAAGCTATAAAAGCTCCGTTTTGGTATTTCTTAGGAAATAAGTCACCTGTATAGAAGAGTAAGTCATTTGGGCCCAAATGAGCTGGAAAAGCCATTACTGGGTCAATAGCATCATCGCCGCCTGTTTTTTTGCCATCACCTCCATACTCAGGTGCTACCATTTTCTTTTTCTTAAATTGGTCATAATAAATATATGGCCAGCCTGCATTATCACCTTTTTTCAGTTCATACATGGCTTCAGCAGGTAGTTCGGCACTTTGTTTTGCTGTATAGTACTGCGGATAAAAATCATGAAACTGACCACGACCATGCACTACTGTAAAAAGGCTATTGGTCTCTGTGTTCCAATCTATAGCCACAGCGTTTTTAAGACCAGTGGCATATCTAGTACCAGTAGAAAGACTTTGATTTAAAATGCGTCCATTAAATTTCCAAATACCTCCTGCTTCTTTCAATATTGGACATGGCATCATACCTTTCCCAGAGTTTTCTGCTCTGCATGGGTCATTCCATGAGCCTATAGTTACATAAAGGTTTTCACTATCATCCATCACAAATGGCTTTGCATTATCTCTGCCATTGTCAATCAATCCTCCTACTATTTTATCTGGTTCCTGACCTTCTGGTAAATTATAATTTTCATCTAACTCATACCTATAAATGGAAGTATTAGAAGAGAAATACAAATACCTGTCATTTGCTAAAACACCTGTTCCTACTTCTTCGCCTATAATCTTCCTTTCATCTATAATACCATCTCCGCTGTTATCTTTTAATAGTACCAAGCCCTTATCTGCTTTTCTATTGACATAAATATCACCATTTTTAGCAACCGTCAAGTGCCTAGGAGAGCCTAAATCTTCTGCAAGCACACTTACTGAAAAACCTTTCGGCACTATGATTTGAGACGGGTTTGATTGAGCGTGCGATAAAAGGGTAATGCTTATTAAAAAGCTAAGACTTAGTAATGATTTTTTGTTTATAATCTTCATGTAGGCGTTTTGATTTGTATTTTAAAACGGACGCAAAGGTACACCAAGTTACCGTTTAATAAAAAAGTTTTAAACTATCGATTTTCTCTTTTTAGCGTCTAAATAAGTCATTAATCCCATATTCCTTTGATTTCGCATCATTTTCAAACTCTTTTTAACTCATCTTATCTACGTCTATTAATTCTTATGGCTATTAGGATGTTTTATTACCTAAATTCATACTAACAATTCAACCCTAAAAACTTCTATGAAAGCAAATTCTTTACTAAAACTCTCTCTTTTTGCCCTATTCACATTCGTTAGTCTCTTAAGTTTTGGTCAACAGCTGCCTGAAAAAATAATGGCACATCCAAGAATTCTATTTTTAGAAGGACAAGAAGATGTTATCAAAAAATCTATCCAGAACAGCCCTATTAAACAAAAGGTAAACTTAGCTCTGATTAAAGAAGCTAATGACATAATTGGACTACCACCGCTAGAGAGAATTCAGACGGGTCGCAGGCTTCTAAGCGTTTCAAGAGAATACCTCCGTCGTGTTCTTTTTCTTGGTTATGCCTACCGCTTAAATCAAGACGAGAAATACCTAAAACGAATGGAGCAAGAAATGCTAAACGTTGCAAACTTCTCCAACTGGAACCCTAGTCACTTTTTAGATGTAGCCGAAATGACCACCGCAATGGCTATAGCCTATGACTGGTTTTATCAAGGTTTAAGTCAAAACACTAAAGCAAAGATTAAAACCGCTATTATAGAGCTTGGCATTAATCCTTCCTATGATACTAAAAATACAATGTTCTTAACAGCACATCATAACTGGAATCAAGTTTGTAATGCGGGAATGGCTTTCGGAGCACTTGCTATTTATGATGAAGAACCGGAGTTAGCAAAAAAGACCATCGAGAGAGCTATAGAATCTATTAAACTACCCATGACACAATATGCCCCAGACGGAGCCTATCCAGAGGGCTACGCCTATTGGGGTTATGGAACAACTTTTAATGTGCTTTTTATTGATGCCATGATGAAGGCCTTTCAGTCTGATTTCGGTTTGAACCAGCTCCCTGGTTTTGATAAAACTGCCGCATATTTAATGCACATGATTGGGCCATCAAAAAATTCCTTCAACTATTCTGACTGTAGCGATAACATCCGAGTAAACCCAGCCATGTTTTGGTTTGCAGAACTTAATCAAGACCCCTCTTTACTTTTCTGGGAGAAAGAGCTATTAAAAACAGATTTAAATGGAAATATGCATAGACGATTCACTCCACTTATGATGATTTGGGGTGCAAGTTTGGTTCTTGATAAAGAGTTAATTCCAAAAGAAAAAATTTGGGCTGGAAGCGGCGATACTCCAGTAGCCTTGATGCGTAGTTCATGGGATGGTAATGGCATTTTTATTGGCTTAAAAGCTGGTTCTCCTCATGTTAATCATGCTCATATGGATATTGGCTCTTTTGTAATGGATGCCATGGGTGAGCGGTGGGCTATAGATTTTGGTGCATCCAGTTATAACCTTCTTGAAAGTCAGGGCATCCAAATCTGGGGAAGAGAACAAGACTCACAGCGATGGGATGTCTTCAGATACAATAACCTAGCTCATAGTACACTATCGTTCAATAATCAATTCCAAAAAGTTTATGGCTTCGCCGACATTGATAAAATCATTGACACCGAAACGGTCAAAGGTGCTATGACAGACATTAGTGCTATATATAAAACACAGGTCAAAAGCAGTAAAAGAGCTGTCGCAATAATTGACAATAGCTATGTAGTGGTAACAGACCAATTAGTAAACAACCAAGAAGCCAAAACCCTTCAATGGAGAATGCCGACAAATGCGAAGGTCAAGTCCATAAACGACAGTGAAATTGTATTGAGTCAAAATGGTAAAACATTACGTCTAAAATTACTAAGCCAGCAAAAAGTTAAAATGAGAACATGGAGCACCAAATCACCGAATAGCTATGATGAGGCCAATCCAAACTCTATTATCGTTGGTTTTGAAATGGAACTTGAGGCAAAAGCCGAAGAGGCCATTCAAGTTGCTCTAATTCCTGAAAACAATAAGGCTGAAGTAAAACCAACAGACTGGAAGGTGTTTGAATAAGCAATCAAAGTTCTTTCATGAAGATTAAAACCTGCAAATGGCTTAATTTTGACTAATACAAAAAACGATCATCAAACAAAAAAAACAGATAATGTCTAAAAATACCTTCCTTTATGCATTCCTATTGCTAGGCATAGTAATGATAAATACCTCCTGCGAAAAAACATCAGAAAATGTCCTTTTAGAAAAATGGACTGGGCCTTACGGCGGCGTACCAGCTTTTGACAAAATGGACGTCAATCTTTTAAAGTCTGCCATGGAAACGGGCATTGCGAATCATCTAAAGGAGTTAGATGAAATAGCAAATAATCCAGAACCAGCCACTTTTGACAACACCATTTTAGCAAAGGAAAAAAGTGGTACAGACCTAAATAATGTTTATCCGTACTACGGCATTTACAGTTCCAATACTTCTACAGACGAATTCAGAGAAATAGAAGGAGATTTGGCAGGTCAACTTTCAGAATACAATTCAAAAATCACGCAAAACGAAAAACTATTTCAAAGAGTAAAAACGGTTTATGAGGCGAGTTTAGAAAACCCATTGCCTGAAGACCAACAACGCGTAGTCTTACTAACCTACCAAAGTCTTGCCCTTAATGGTGCAGAACTCGATGCCGAAAAAAAGAAAAGATATGCTGAAATAAACAAAGAGCTATCTGCTTTATCTACCACTTTTGGTAATAATGTACTGCATGACGAAGAAGGTTATATCACCTATTTAGACGAAAGCCAATTAGGTGGACTTTCAGAAGCTTTCATTAAAAGTGCTGCCAGTGCTGCTGAGACCAATGGTCAAGAAGGTAAATATGCTATTACGAATACTCGCTCTTCTATGGACCCGTTTTTAACGTACGCCACAGAAAGAGAGCTAAGAGAAAAAGTTTGGAAAAACTATTATGCCAGAGGCGATAATGGAGACGAGTATGACAACAATGATGTCATTGTTAAGATTCTTCAATTAAGAAACGAACGTGTTCATCTTCTTGGTTTTGATAATTACGCACAGTGGCGACTACAAAACCGTATGGCCAAAACGCCAGAAAACGCATTGGCATTACTGGATGCAGTTTGGCCTAGTGCCATAGCCCGTGTAAAAGAAGAGGTAAAAGATATGCAAGCCGTGGCTGACTCTGAGGGTCCGAAAATCACAATAGAACCGTGGGACTATAGATTTTATGCCGAAAAGGTTAGGAAGAAAAAATACGATTTAGACAGTGATGAAGTAAAGCAATACCTCCAGTTAGATAAGCTTAGAGAGGCCATGTTTTATGTGGCAGGAGAGTTATTTGATTTCAAATTTTCAGAGATTACAGATGGCAGCGTACCCGTATTTCACGAAGATGTACAAGTGTGGGAAGTAAAAGACAAAAACTCCGACAAACACATTGGTTTATGGTATTTAGACCCTTACGCCAGAAAAGGGAAACGCTCTGGTGCATGGGCTACCACTTACAGAGGGCATACAGATATGGGCGAAAAAGAAACAGTTTTGTGCTCTAACAACTCCAACTTTG
This sequence is a window from Arcticibacterium luteifluviistationis. Protein-coding genes within it:
- a CDS encoding sulfatase, which gives rise to MKHSLFSIVVLFGTLSITLNCFAQAKSKPNIVLINVDDMGWKDVGFMGSQYYETPNIDSLAAMGMVFSNGYAASANCAPSRASLMTGKWTTRHGIYTVDNSERGQSKHRKLIPTKNTVTLSKEHEIMPEILSKNGYITCHAGKWHLSNNPLAYGFQVNIGGAHNGHPKSYYPPYKNVNLTGEPNQYLTDLVMQHTLAFVDSTRLPFFLYYAPYAVHTPINPVKSLLAKYENKPSSDGQDNPEYATMVENLDRNIGLLIAKLKAKGIFDNTFIIFTSDNGGLYGITKQRPLRAGKGSYYEGGIREPYIFAIHDKITANTKSDVPITNLDILPTILAYAGIDEKTLETDGNDITAILEGKETELDRPLFWHFPIYLQAYNVHDNENRDSLFRTRPGSVVRYKDWKLHYYFENNEVELYNLADDIGERKDLTLKEPEKTEEMLNLLKVWWSKTNAPIPQDLNPEYEGDI
- a CDS encoding ABC transporter permease, which gives rise to MKKIFKLAITDFKIIFRDSSLKPFLFLPVILFALILWGVPYLVDKYEFLRPYLSLFLVIAIIENTQVFSFISTMVLIDEKETEVSKVYGVIPLSKFEFLVSRFLIPCLFTVLLNVVLFWVQPFFVIDLGYILLISLLAALVVPVYVLSIASIVQNRIQGMIYIKAFNMLVLIPIAAFFVPDNFKHFFGVLPTHWIFQSIENVCKGDSAYLLIAIGFLFFSVLLWRISRVFIRKHFV
- a CDS encoding ABC transporter ATP-binding protein, with amino-acid sequence MIQVENLVFQYPQNDSPTLKGLNFQIEKGEVFGFLGPSGAGKSTAQKVLYKIYNEYQGLVKIDGKSLSDWDSTYFEKIGVGFELPNHYLKLTGKENMNLFASFYPKKQIRKVEELFEMVDLTADMNKPVEAYSKGMKMRLNFIRAIQHDPDILFLDEPTSGLDPVNAHKIKQHILDLKAAGKTIFATTHSMETADEICDRVSFIVEGSLQVTDTPKNLKKQYGREAVDVELFDGSLQEFSLKGLGGNQDFLDFIKSDEVKRIHTQEATLEEVFIRVTGKILKV
- a CDS encoding TetR/AcrR family transcriptional regulator; the protein is MPKETFFNINTEKRKLITTAFLREFALKPFDEASISEVVKRLGIAKGSIYQYFEDKLDLFLYLLKESGDIKKNYVGSIERESYPNFWAFFKALYEAGLQFDKESPLHSHFLFNLIKNLQSPTMEHLYKEMLQSTVLAFEEMVKTEIEKGLFRNDISPDTMGFMLYRVGVSIQEQMEFKSIINPKESILNSEPVYKDKNEQLMNMVDDYILLVKPAFDKN
- a CDS encoding DUF4377 domain-containing protein produces the protein MILRNTLFIASLAIFSSCATSSSTSSSSRAASTSTEAVYWVNGKKSDCVGVGKKNCLEVQKGDLKNSNNWKLFYESIDGFNYEEGYVYKLLIKEENALKPVPADASLKNYKLVRVIQKEYEPKLFLDNNWTLIELNNAPVIGENAPTIQFNLDLRKMTANDGCNNLVSEIKSVMDDKINLGNVVGTKKMCEEMELANQYGPLLSKINSYKIEDQKLVIYDSNNIEILAFKRSN
- a CDS encoding PQQ-dependent sugar dehydrogenase encodes the protein MKIINKKSLLSLSFLISITLLSHAQSNPSQIIVPKGFSVSVLAEDLGSPRHLTVAKNGDIYVNRKADKGLVLLKDNSGDGIIDERKIIGEEVGTGVLANDRYLYFSSNTSIYRYELDENYNLPEGQEPDKIVGGLIDNGRDNAKPFVMDDSENLYVTIGSWNDPCRAENSGKGMMPCPILKEAGGIWKFNGRILNQSLSTGTRYATGLKNAVAIDWNTETNSLFTVVHGRGQFHDFYPQYYTAKQSAELPAEAMYELKKGDNAGWPYIYYDQFKKKKMVAPEYGGDGKKTGGDDAIDPVMAFPAHLGPNDLLFYTGDLFPKKYQNGAFIAFHGQSPELKKGYFVAFVPFKNGKPKGKWEIFADNFAGVDLANPSGPIQHRPCGLAIGLNGELYVSDDLNGTIFKIEYKK
- a CDS encoding heparinase II/III domain-containing protein, with the translated sequence MKANSLLKLSLFALFTFVSLLSFGQQLPEKIMAHPRILFLEGQEDVIKKSIQNSPIKQKVNLALIKEANDIIGLPPLERIQTGRRLLSVSREYLRRVLFLGYAYRLNQDEKYLKRMEQEMLNVANFSNWNPSHFLDVAEMTTAMAIAYDWFYQGLSQNTKAKIKTAIIELGINPSYDTKNTMFLTAHHNWNQVCNAGMAFGALAIYDEEPELAKKTIERAIESIKLPMTQYAPDGAYPEGYAYWGYGTTFNVLFIDAMMKAFQSDFGLNQLPGFDKTAAYLMHMIGPSKNSFNYSDCSDNIRVNPAMFWFAELNQDPSLLFWEKELLKTDLNGNMHRRFTPLMMIWGASLVLDKELIPKEKIWAGSGDTPVALMRSSWDGNGIFIGLKAGSPHVNHAHMDIGSFVMDAMGERWAIDFGASSYNLLESQGIQIWGREQDSQRWDVFRYNNLAHSTLSFNNQFQKVYGFADIDKIIDTETVKGAMTDISAIYKTQVKSSKRAVAIIDNSYVVVTDQLVNNQEAKTLQWRMPTNAKVKSINDSEIVLSQNGKTLRLKLLSQQKVKMRTWSTKSPNSYDEANPNSIIVGFEMELEAKAEEAIQVALIPENNKAEVKPTDWKVFE
- a CDS encoding M3 family metallopeptidase — translated: MSKNTFLYAFLLLGIVMINTSCEKTSENVLLEKWTGPYGGVPAFDKMDVNLLKSAMETGIANHLKELDEIANNPEPATFDNTILAKEKSGTDLNNVYPYYGIYSSNTSTDEFREIEGDLAGQLSEYNSKITQNEKLFQRVKTVYEASLENPLPEDQQRVVLLTYQSLALNGAELDAEKKKRYAEINKELSALSTTFGNNVLHDEEGYITYLDESQLGGLSEAFIKSAASAAETNGQEGKYAITNTRSSMDPFLTYATERELREKVWKNYYARGDNGDEYDNNDVIVKILQLRNERVHLLGFDNYAQWRLQNRMAKTPENALALLDAVWPSAIARVKEEVKDMQAVADSEGPKITIEPWDYRFYAEKVRKKKYDLDSDEVKQYLQLDKLREAMFYVAGELFDFKFSEITDGSVPVFHEDVQVWEVKDKNSDKHIGLWYLDPYARKGKRSGAWATTYRGHTDMGEKETVLCSNNSNFVKGEPGEPVLISWDDATTFFHEMGHALHYLSANVKYPSLDGSLRDYGEFQSQLLERWLSTDAVIENYLVHYKTGESMPKGLVAKIKEASNFNQGFGTTEYMASAIMDMKYHMMDPTDLDVDSFERETLESINMPKELVMRHRSPHFNHVFRGEGYATAYYGYMWADVLTADAAEAFAEAPGGFYDKDLAKKMKDILFAPRNTEDPAEAYRRFRGRDATIDALMRDRGFAK